The Algoriphagus sp. TR-M9 genome has a window encoding:
- a CDS encoding cytidine deaminase, producing MSKKIRFQAEFEELSWEELSTEEQQLMMRARRISETAYAPYSAFQVGAALRLESGEILQSSNQENVSFPVGTCAERLVLGYAGANFSGVAVKQLAIAARRRGDEVWAKVSPCGMCRQAINETEMRFGSPISLLLQQANGDILRFNGIQSLLPFKFDDLNA from the coding sequence ATGAGTAAAAAGATAAGATTTCAAGCAGAGTTTGAAGAACTGTCCTGGGAGGAGCTAAGTACAGAAGAGCAGCAGCTGATGATGCGGGCCAGGAGGATCTCTGAAACTGCCTATGCTCCCTATTCAGCATTCCAAGTGGGCGCAGCGCTGAGGCTGGAGTCAGGAGAGATTTTGCAGTCCAGCAATCAGGAGAATGTCAGTTTCCCAGTAGGGACCTGTGCAGAGCGATTGGTTCTGGGCTATGCGGGTGCCAATTTTTCTGGGGTAGCGGTGAAGCAGTTGGCTATCGCGGCTAGACGAAGAGGAGATGAGGTCTGGGCAAAGGTGTCGCCTTGCGGAATGTGCAGACAGGCTATCAATGAGACGGAGATGAGATTTGGAAGCCCCATTTCCCTATTGCTTCAACAAGCAAATGGGGATATTTTGAGGTTTAATGGGATTCAGTCCTTACTGCCTTTCAAGTTTGACGATCTGAACGCTTAG
- a CDS encoding saccharopine dehydrogenase family protein yields MQTILILGGGKSAIYLIDYLAESCLSKSRKLILADLNLGSAQEKLKDRPNTEARKLNIEDLSARQFLIQEADLVISMLPAFLHPTVAKDCLDFGKHFFSASYESDEMRKMKTEIEAKNLIFLNECGLDPGIDHMSAMKIIDRAKAEGEEIISFKSYCGGLLSPESEDNPWKYKFTWNPRNVVLAGQGASRYIDQGELKLVPYHRLFTRLDSIKLPGLGNFEGYPNRDSLSYRKTYGVENIPTMLRGTLRREGYCKAWNIFVQLGMCDDSYELDLPDKMSLRQFLNTFLPYDPVQTVEEKVADVIPDFDFQTWEKIQWLGFFGPNPLPKTKGSPAAILQAILEKNWKLYPEDKDMIVMQHLFELATKSGKKTITSTLVSFGEGSTYTAMAKTVGLPLAIAVDLFLDGKIKLAGLHTPVIPRLYQPILEELDKFGIRFKEEVLAKEGP; encoded by the coding sequence ATGCAGACCATATTGATTTTAGGAGGTGGCAAATCGGCCATTTATTTGATTGATTACTTAGCAGAAAGCTGCCTTTCGAAGTCCCGAAAGTTGATTTTGGCAGACCTAAACCTAGGATCTGCTCAAGAAAAACTCAAGGATCGCCCAAACACCGAAGCCAGGAAGCTAAATATCGAAGACCTCAGTGCCAGACAATTCCTCATCCAGGAAGCCGACTTAGTCATATCCATGCTACCTGCATTCCTGCACCCCACCGTGGCCAAAGACTGCCTGGATTTTGGAAAGCACTTCTTCTCTGCCTCATATGAATCGGATGAGATGAGAAAAATGAAAACGGAAATCGAGGCCAAGAACCTGATTTTCCTCAATGAATGCGGCTTGGATCCTGGAATCGACCACATGTCTGCCATGAAAATTATAGACCGGGCAAAAGCCGAAGGGGAGGAAATCATTTCTTTTAAATCTTACTGCGGTGGACTTTTATCCCCTGAATCTGAGGACAATCCATGGAAATATAAATTCACCTGGAACCCCCGAAATGTAGTACTAGCCGGCCAAGGTGCCTCCAGATACATCGATCAAGGTGAACTTAAACTCGTCCCTTATCATCGACTATTTACCCGGCTGGACTCCATAAAGCTTCCTGGACTTGGTAACTTCGAGGGCTATCCAAACCGGGACTCGCTCAGCTATCGCAAAACTTACGGGGTGGAAAACATCCCTACCATGCTACGCGGCACATTACGTCGAGAAGGTTATTGCAAAGCCTGGAATATTTTCGTTCAACTGGGTATGTGCGATGACAGTTATGAATTGGATCTACCTGATAAGATGAGTCTCAGGCAGTTTCTGAATACTTTTCTACCCTATGATCCTGTCCAGACTGTGGAGGAAAAAGTTGCTGACGTCATTCCAGATTTTGATTTTCAAACATGGGAGAAGATCCAATGGTTGGGCTTTTTTGGTCCAAATCCACTACCCAAAACCAAAGGCTCCCCGGCAGCCATTTTACAGGCAATTTTGGAGAAAAACTGGAAGCTTTATCCCGAAGACAAAGACATGATCGTCATGCAGCATCTCTTTGAACTTGCAACCAAAAGCGGCAAAAAAACCATCACGTCCACCTTGGTTTCCTTCGGGGAGGGCAGTACCTACACAGCCATGGCCAAAACAGTTGGTTTACCCTTGGCCATTGCGGTGGATTTGTTTTTGGATGGAAAAATTAAGCTCGCAGGATTACATACTCCAGTGATCCCAAGGCTATATCAACCCATTTTAGAGGAATTGGACAAGTTTGGAATACGGTTTAAGGAAGAAGTTTTAGCGAAAGAAGGCCCGTGA